Genomic window (Leptospira bouyouniensis):
AAGTTGGGGAAAAATTTTTCGAGTATCGACCTATGGAGAGTCTCACGGAACATCCGTTGGAGTTGTAGTGGATGGAGTACCTGCTGGGCTTCCATTTCCTGAAGAAGAAATCCAAAAAGATCTAACACGCCGAAGACCTGGCCAAAATGATCTGACAACTCCGAGAGATGAAAAGGATCGAATGGTGGTTGAGTCTGGGGTGTTTGAAGGGAAAACCACAGGTAGTCCCATCCTCATGAAGGTGAACAACCAAAATACGATTGGCAGTGATTATGATGAGATGGCTCATGTATTCCGACCTTCTCATGCCGATTATACATATTCAGAAAAATATGGCCACAGAGCCCACGTAGGTGGTGGACGTTCGTCTGTTCGTGAAACCATTGGCAGAGTTGCAGCAGCTGGACTTGCCCGAGTGATTTTAGAAAACGAATTAGGAATTTCAACTGTAGGATTTGTAGACTCGATTGGACCAATTGACTCGAATATCACAGAAGATGAATACCCAATCTCTCGAGACATCGTGGACCAATTTCCTACACGTTGTCCAAAACCATCCACCAATGAGGAAATGGAAACACTCATCCGTAAACTTCGAGATGAAGGAGATTCCGTTGGTGGAGTTGTAAAAGTTGTGGTACGCAATCTTCCACCAGGACTAGGTGATCCCGTATACGACAAGTTAGACGCTGATTTAGCAAAAGCCATTTTATCGATTTCAGCTTGCAAAGGTTTTGAAGTTGGATCTGGATTCTCAGGTACTCGCCAAACTGGCAGTAAACACAACGATGAATTTTACATTGAAGAAGGAACTGGCAAAGTAAAAACGCGGACCAATCGTTCGGGAGGGATCCAAGGAGGAATTTCCAATGGGATGGATCTTGTGATCCGTGCTGCTTTTAAGCCAACCTCTACCATCAAAAAAGAACAAAAAACAGTTAACGACCAGAATAAAGAAACCATACTCAAAGCCAAAGGCCGTCACGATCCTTGTGTATTACCTAGAGCAGTTCCTATTGTGGAAGCAGTCGTGAACTTAGTGTTAGTTGATGCATACCTATACCAAAGAGCCCTTCAACCTAAATGGTTCATGAAGTATGCAAATTTAAACGCAATACCAAACCAATAGAGGAACTTGAAACGAATGAATACTCCCAAAGTTTATAAAGTTTTACTTTTAGAAGATGATGAGAGTAGCGCCAAACTTTTATTACATACATTAGAGAGATATAACTTTGATGTGACTCATGTTGTGGATGGGATGTCAGGACTTACCAAAGTTCGAAACAACAGTTATGATTTGGTGATTAGTGATGTGAATATGCCTTATTTGGATGGGATTAGTTTTCTCGAAAAAGGGAAGGACATGATAAAAATGACCCCTGTCATCATGTTAACAGCGGTCGGAGAAAAAGACCAAGTGAAACGTGCAGCCTTAAGCCATGTCACTGCCTATTTATTAAAGCCGATTGCGAACCAAGCGCTACTTGAAAAAATCGCTCAGGTTCTACAGCTAAGACCCGAAAACATCATCGATAAAAAGGCATTCCCTTTGCAGGTAAATGTCACTGAACTTTCCATTTCCCAGATGAAACTCGACATCAAAGGATGCCCGGGGAAAAAATCGAC
Coding sequences:
- the aroC gene encoding chorismate synthase, with product MPSSWGKIFRVSTYGESHGTSVGVVVDGVPAGLPFPEEEIQKDLTRRRPGQNDLTTPRDEKDRMVVESGVFEGKTTGSPILMKVNNQNTIGSDYDEMAHVFRPSHADYTYSEKYGHRAHVGGGRSSVRETIGRVAAAGLARVILENELGISTVGFVDSIGPIDSNITEDEYPISRDIVDQFPTRCPKPSTNEEMETLIRKLRDEGDSVGGVVKVVVRNLPPGLGDPVYDKLDADLAKAILSISACKGFEVGSGFSGTRQTGSKHNDEFYIEEGTGKVKTRTNRSGGIQGGISNGMDLVIRAAFKPTSTIKKEQKTVNDQNKETILKAKGRHDPCVLPRAVPIVEAVVNLVLVDAYLYQRALQPKWFMKYANLNAIPNQ
- a CDS encoding response regulator yields the protein MNTPKVYKVLLLEDDESSAKLLLHTLERYNFDVTHVVDGMSGLTKVRNNSYDLVISDVNMPYLDGISFLEKGKDMIKMTPVIMLTAVGEKDQVKRAALSHVTAYLLKPIANQALLEKIAQVLQLRPENIIDKKAFPLQVNVTELSISQMKLDIKGCPGKKSTEEIYDRFMLTLAGRASFTNLRINLDNTFFYEGRALQILDDLIAKILKQTNIRASSLFVDSEFFSNHVVDLQPYTYLSEVNIISK